Proteins encoded by one window of Clostridium perfringens:
- a CDS encoding ribosomal maturation YjgA family protein — MRKKYFILTILTMILGLLSRKFMSYVPSLISPYLGDVLWATMVYFGFRFLLPKLNTNTSFLIAILFSFGIEFSQIYQAKWINNIRATTLGGLVLGHGFLWSDLLCYTIGILIGSFIDRLALIKKKL, encoded by the coding sequence ATGAGAAAAAAATATTTTATATTAACCATTTTAACCATGATACTTGGTCTTTTATCTAGAAAATTCATGTCCTATGTTCCTAGTTTAATATCACCATACTTAGGTGATGTCCTTTGGGCAACTATGGTTTATTTTGGCTTTAGATTTCTACTTCCCAAACTAAATACTAATACTTCTTTTTTAATCGCTATTCTTTTCTCCTTTGGAATAGAATTTAGCCAAATATATCAAGCAAAGTGGATTAATAATATTAGAGCTACAACCCTTGGCGGCTTAGTTCTTGGACATGGCTTCCTTTGGAGTGATTTACTTTGTTACACCATAGGGATATTAATTGGATCTTTTATAGACAGGCTTGCTCTTATTAAAAAAAAGCTCTAA
- a CDS encoding DedA family protein, protein MEFLGSLLTFLIDIVGSFGYFGILLIVGLEYACFPLPSEVVLTFFGLSASQGEFSLIGVIIFSIIGGLLGSLICYAIGYYGGVPLQEWLGRKFPSSQKSMLALNKWFKKYGKPAVLLARIVPLTRTYVSLLAGAEKFSLKYFILYSSLGISIWNIFLVSLGYFIGDNLPLINSIMEKYTFVTLAILIIAVIIFIYLKFFKKEKNTSK, encoded by the coding sequence ATGGAGTTTTTAGGATCTCTATTAACATTTTTAATTGATATTGTAGGTTCCTTTGGATACTTTGGAATCTTATTAATAGTTGGGTTAGAATATGCTTGTTTCCCATTACCTAGTGAAGTGGTTTTAACCTTCTTTGGTCTTAGTGCATCTCAAGGAGAATTTTCACTTATTGGAGTTATAATATTTAGTATTATAGGTGGATTATTAGGTTCATTAATCTGTTACGCCATTGGCTACTATGGTGGTGTCCCTCTTCAAGAATGGTTAGGACGTAAATTTCCAAGCAGTCAAAAAAGTATGTTAGCATTAAATAAATGGTTTAAAAAATATGGAAAGCCAGCTGTATTGCTAGCTAGGATAGTTCCACTTACTCGTACATATGTATCTTTATTAGCTGGCGCTGAGAAATTCAGCTTAAAATATTTCATCTTATACTCTTCTTTAGGTATAAGTATTTGGAACATTTTTTTAGTTTCCTTAGGATATTTTATAGGTGATAATCTACCACTTATAAATTCAATAATGGAGAAATACACCTTTGTCACTTTAGCTATTTTAATTATTGCTGTGATTATTTTCATTTATCTTAAATTTTTCAAAAAAGAAAAGAACACATCAAAATAA
- a CDS encoding DUF975 family protein has translation MTDRVECKLKAKELLRGRWENAVGACLLFFVSTFLLSFLLSPIPVFGWIIIALISTFLTGSFIKYCIKLNETEGKVKYLECLISFKTTLKILLCDILIGLVVGIGWIIFTMIFSVAFIASQSIVVFIVVLIILVALGFFIEAILFPVPMILTEDEGVGVMEAIEMSFNITKGYRWKYIVMNLSFIGWMILSFLTFGIGMLWLQPYMMLTYYLFYKGIRSANTTI, from the coding sequence GTGACTGATAGAGTAGAGTGTAAACTAAAAGCCAAAGAATTATTAAGAGGAAGATGGGAAAATGCTGTAGGAGCATGTTTGTTATTTTTTGTTTCAACATTTTTATTAAGTTTTTTATTATCTCCAATACCTGTATTCGGGTGGATTATAATTGCACTAATCTCAACATTTTTAACTGGAAGCTTTATAAAGTATTGTATTAAGCTAAATGAAACAGAGGGAAAAGTAAAATACTTAGAATGCTTAATAAGTTTCAAGACTACTCTTAAAATTTTATTATGTGATATTTTAATTGGATTAGTTGTAGGAATAGGTTGGATTATATTTACAATGATATTTTCAGTTGCTTTTATAGCTAGTCAAAGCATCGTAGTATTTATTGTAGTTCTTATTATTTTAGTTGCTTTAGGATTTTTTATAGAGGCAATATTATTCCCTGTACCTATGATATTGACAGAAGATGAGGGTGTTGGAGTAATGGAAGCTATAGAAATGAGCTTTAATATAACTAAGGGATATAGATGGAAGTATATAGTTATGAACTTAAGCTTTATAGGATGGATGATATTATCTTTCCTTACTTTTGGAATAGGTATGCTTTGGTTACAACCATATATGATGTTAACTTACTATCTTTTCTATAAAGGAATAAGAAGTGCTAACACTACTATTTAA